Proteins from one methanogenic archaeon mixed culture ISO4-G1 genomic window:
- a CDS encoding EamA-like transporter family protein, which translates to MADLESLKQKMIANRYKWGFFWILWASILWGFSYVPQELIFYFEPMSTLYDLGGMDLIESVMIVSALQALMFAVVLFLLWSCVNGKPMEVIRNVCHWPVSKWFLVSAFWGGLMAVFGSYLAVAFIGADFAAAIALLSTVTGAIYGRFLFKEKMSTKLIIGIIITTVGGVLICNPEAIIENMSTPGNEDIWIGYIGGALSAIGWGVETCYNIRGLDVADTEATTAVRYFWEMILWFCIVFPIVGALVGFDTFFGFIGECFGNPAIFGLLVFTSLSLGLADSLLHKGFPLMGAGRALSVNNAVYVPISLLTLWIFLKDYDISLWLVAGSFVAILGTFVMYWEKGEVLDSLREVEDD; encoded by the coding sequence ATGGCAGATTTGGAAAGCTTAAAGCAAAAAATGATCGCCAATCGTTACAAGTGGGGATTCTTCTGGATCCTGTGGGCGTCAATTCTCTGGGGATTCAGTTATGTCCCCCAGGAACTGATCTTCTACTTCGAACCGATGTCCACACTGTACGACCTAGGCGGCATGGATCTAATAGAATCGGTTATGATCGTTTCGGCATTGCAGGCACTTATGTTTGCTGTCGTTCTCTTCCTCCTCTGGTCCTGTGTGAACGGAAAACCCATGGAGGTCATAAGGAACGTCTGCCACTGGCCTGTCAGCAAATGGTTCCTCGTCTCTGCGTTCTGGGGAGGACTCATGGCTGTCTTCGGTTCATACCTGGCTGTCGCCTTCATCGGTGCGGACTTCGCTGCTGCGATCGCGTTGCTCAGTACCGTCACCGGTGCGATATACGGAAGATTCCTGTTCAAGGAGAAGATGTCGACCAAGCTGATCATCGGTATCATCATCACGACCGTCGGCGGTGTCCTCATATGCAACCCCGAGGCCATCATCGAGAACATGTCGACCCCCGGGAACGAGGACATCTGGATCGGATACATCGGAGGTGCTCTCTCTGCCATCGGATGGGGAGTCGAGACCTGTTACAACATAAGGGGACTGGATGTGGCCGACACCGAGGCCACTACCGCTGTCAGGTACTTCTGGGAGATGATCCTGTGGTTCTGCATCGTGTTCCCCATCGTAGGAGCGCTCGTAGGATTCGACACGTTCTTCGGATTCATCGGAGAATGCTTCGGCAACCCCGCTATCTTCGGACTGCTCGTGTTCACCTCACTGAGCCTGGGTCTTGCGGACTCACTGCTCCACAAGGGATTCCCACTCATGGGAGCCGGCCGTGCCCTGTCCGTCAACAACGCGGTTTACGTGCCCATCTCCCTGCTGACCCTCTGGATCTTCCTGAAGGATTACGACATCAGCCTGTGGCTGGTGGCAGGAAGCTTCGTCGCCATCCTTGGAACCTTTGTCATGTACTGGGAGAAGGGAGAGGTCCTTGACTCCCTGAGAGAAGTGGAGGATGATTGA
- a CDS encoding ATPase AAA+ superfamily: MMRRKAYDEMMKWKADHRTALLLRGPRQTGKTYLMKQFSEEYDSSLYINIEDEPAMRKVFENSRNPDEIYKALSILKGFSVPKGGPKPLLILDEVQSSEASFSALKPLAEDGRCDIIASGSLLGVLLNDKLLSPMGYVKPIYIGPMDFEEFLWALGTDEKTTSGIRKMISDGQMPESVRTSAESIFSKYMIVGGMPAAVSAYVEMGDYNEVWARHNEIMEFARGDVMRYAPNALKIKILAALDSIPRILAKEHKVFKYSEIEHRQGYGSREYDSSLEWLVAAGLAIRCRNLSQTKEPLAENEKNNSFKLYMHDTGLLMYAYGRETVSAIASGDIYVNKGAAVENITAQSLLSSGFRLYFYSKEDSRRELDFVIKYKDKVTGLEVKSGRKKHSKSLLMSLKDGSIDAGIKIADFKAEVDENGVQHLPLFSPAFMESRTEIELDLPDVSALNRMVEENR, from the coding sequence ATGATGAGGAGAAAGGCATACGATGAGATGATGAAGTGGAAGGCAGACCACAGGACCGCCCTCCTACTGCGCGGACCACGTCAGACAGGTAAGACCTATCTCATGAAACAGTTCTCCGAAGAGTACGACTCGTCACTGTACATCAACATAGAGGACGAACCCGCGATGAGAAAGGTATTCGAGAATTCGAGAAACCCCGACGAAATCTACAAGGCGCTGTCCATCCTAAAAGGATTCTCGGTTCCCAAAGGCGGTCCGAAACCCCTGCTTATACTGGACGAGGTTCAGTCCTCCGAAGCATCATTCTCGGCGTTGAAGCCCTTGGCCGAGGACGGGAGATGCGATATAATCGCATCCGGATCCCTTTTAGGCGTACTTCTGAACGATAAGCTACTCTCCCCCATGGGTTATGTGAAACCTATATACATAGGGCCCATGGATTTCGAGGAATTCCTGTGGGCACTGGGAACGGACGAGAAAACGACATCCGGGATCAGGAAGATGATATCGGACGGTCAGATGCCTGAATCCGTAAGGACAAGTGCTGAATCGATCTTCTCCAAATACATGATAGTCGGCGGCATGCCGGCCGCCGTATCCGCCTACGTGGAAATGGGCGATTACAACGAGGTCTGGGCACGCCACAATGAGATCATGGAATTCGCAAGAGGGGATGTGATGAGATACGCCCCCAATGCGCTGAAGATCAAGATCCTAGCTGCATTAGATTCGATTCCCAGAATACTGGCGAAAGAACACAAGGTGTTCAAATACTCGGAGATCGAGCACCGTCAGGGGTACGGATCCCGCGAATACGATTCATCATTGGAATGGCTTGTGGCCGCAGGCCTTGCGATCAGATGCAGAAACCTTTCCCAAACAAAGGAACCTCTTGCGGAGAATGAGAAGAACAATTCATTCAAGCTTTACATGCATGACACCGGTCTGCTCATGTACGCATACGGACGTGAGACTGTATCGGCAATCGCATCAGGAGATATATACGTCAACAAGGGAGCGGCCGTAGAGAACATCACAGCACAGTCGCTTCTGTCATCTGGATTCAGACTGTATTTCTATTCCAAAGAGGACAGTAGGAGGGAGCTCGACTTCGTGATAAAATACAAGGACAAGGTCACCGGACTGGAAGTCAAATCCGGACGTAAGAAGCATTCCAAATCGCTCCTGATGTCGCTGAAGGACGGATCGATCGATGCCGGAATAAAGATAGCCGACTTCAAGGCGGAGGTTGATGAGAACGGTGTGCAGCACCTCCCGCTATTCTCGCCTGCATTCATGGAATCCAGAACGGAAATAGAACTGGACCTTCCTGACGTATCGGCCCTGAACAGAATGGTCGAAGAGAACAGATGA
- a CDS encoding dimethylamine:corrinoid methyltransferase MtbB, with amino-acid sequence MTNDVLSRMGDSSRYYTNRQEIIDEIWDGTNDAADATDVPAMTADDVEALADIMCSPERTVGITPGKEVVFTEDACITCMFTDNGNCGNGIDLGRLDASLVMERCMGMDSLELALNDYSVKAVKPLIACEVQALEEMNMLMTLPYFYGSMTNLGIYYAPDGPHGNPADLMREFKIDEAREAAENAANQMAEDIIYVTTQLMNAGAEGYNFDTVGSAGDADFYGALLGVQEMRKRFPDVYINMGMSAENVLGIHGELEFDGKVLAGMYPNEQNKMCEKVGANSFGCVINTNTSKTSAWNIARAVTISKDCVKHSNIPVHVDQGMGVGGVPMCECPPIDILSRANKACVELAHVDGIOVGAGDPAGMSVPHYMTSGMGGIRTAGDLVARMEFSKNMKIDKAKEYVAKKLGLCVEDLADVYVMREQRELQKLGLVTGMPGAPRGIVAKMNIEKVLDIKINSCEAVRKQLI; translated from the coding sequence ATGACGAACGATGTCCTTAGCAGAATGGGCGACAGCTCTAGATACTATACCAACAGACAGGAGATCATAGACGAAATCTGGGACGGTACAAATGATGCGGCCGACGCGACCGATGTGCCGGCGATGACCGCAGATGACGTCGAAGCGCTTGCAGACATCATGTGCTCACCCGAGAGAACCGTGGGAATCACCCCTGGTAAAGAGGTGGTCTTCACCGAGGATGCCTGCATCACATGCATGTTCACGGATAACGGTAACTGCGGTAACGGAATTGACCTGGGAAGGCTGGACGCATCCCTCGTCATGGAAAGGTGCATGGGTATGGATTCATTGGAACTGGCACTGAACGACTACAGTGTCAAGGCCGTGAAGCCGCTGATCGCCTGTGAGGTCCAGGCACTTGAGGAAATGAACATGCTGATGACGCTGCCGTATTTCTACGGGAGCATGACCAACCTGGGAATCTATTACGCTCCTGACGGACCACACGGAAACCCTGCGGACCTCATGAGGGAGTTCAAGATTGACGAGGCACGCGAAGCGGCCGAGAACGCGGCCAATCAGATGGCAGAGGATATCATCTATGTCACGACCCAGCTCATGAACGCAGGTGCCGAAGGATACAACTTCGATACCGTCGGTTCGGCCGGTGACGCGGACTTCTACGGTGCGCTGCTGGGAGTTCAGGAGATGAGGAAGAGGTTCCCCGATGTCTACATCAACATGGGAATGTCCGCCGAGAACGTCCTGGGAATCCACGGGGAACTCGAATTCGACGGCAAGGTGCTTGCCGGAATGTACCCCAACGAGCAGAACAAGATGTGCGAGAAGGTCGGAGCCAATTCGTTCGGATGCGTCATCAACACGAACACGAGCAAGACAAGCGCGTGGAACATCGCACGTGCGGTCACGATATCCAAGGACTGCGTCAAGCATTCCAACATCCCGGTCCACGTCGACCAGGGAATGGGTGTCGGCGGAGTGCCGATGTGCGAATGCCCCCCTATCGACATCCTTTCAAGGGCCAACAAGGCCTGCGTCGAGCTTGCACATGTCGACGGAATCTAGGTCGGTGCAGGAGACCCTGCAGGTATGTCCGTTCCCCACTACATGACGTCTGGAATGGGTGGAATCAGGACCGCCGGAGATCTCGTCGCAAGGATGGAATTCTCCAAGAACATGAAGATCGACAAGGCCAAGGAGTACGTTGCGAAGAAGCTCGGACTCTGCGTAGAGGATCTTGCCGACGTATACGTGATGAGGGAGCAGAGGGAGCTCCAGAAGCTCGGTCTCGTCACCGGAATGCCCGGCGCACCGAGAGGAATCGTTGCCAAGATGAACATCGAGAAGGTCCTTGACATCAAGATCAACAGCTGTGAGGCGGTACGCAAGCAGCTGATCTGA
- a CDS encoding MarR family transcriptional regulator, giving the protein MVLNPEIPPGHEKSIKEDGIEYVPSGAILRGIDDERNAYWNSFLPIFFDRINIITRRVMTSCVKPYGLTGIHAEYLIALNLREGLTLVELSKFLDVDTANTNRIIKTLKEKNLIYDDRQEGKSKKFSIYLTKDGKDLADLIMSETQNTMNSFFKGVPKFSIDNMRFTLIKILYNADPNFEEYVDSKWVNPFFTYMGLAWDEESPDALKFGDDEYKDE; this is encoded by the coding sequence GTGGTCCTAAATCCCGAAATACCGCCTGGACATGAGAAGTCCATAAAAGAAGATGGTATAGAGTACGTGCCGTCGGGCGCCATACTCCGCGGGATAGATGACGAGCGCAACGCCTATTGGAATTCATTCCTTCCGATATTCTTCGACAGGATCAACATCATCACGAGAAGGGTCATGACCAGCTGCGTCAAGCCTTACGGTCTCACCGGGATCCATGCCGAGTATCTGATCGCCCTCAATCTCAGAGAGGGACTCACACTGGTCGAGCTCTCCAAATTCCTTGATGTGGATACCGCGAACACCAACCGTATAATCAAGACGCTGAAGGAGAAGAACCTCATCTACGATGACAGGCAAGAGGGCAAGAGCAAGAAATTCAGCATCTATCTCACGAAGGACGGGAAGGACCTGGCGGACCTGATCATGTCCGAAACCCAGAATACCATGAACAGCTTCTTCAAAGGTGTCCCGAAGTTCAGTATCGACAACATGAGGTTCACCCTCATCAAGATCCTGTACAATGCCGATCCCAATTTCGAGGAATACGTCGACAGCAAATGGGTAAATCCGTTCTTCACATACATGGGTCTGGCTTGGGACGAGGAATCTCCCGACGCCTTGAAATTCGGTGATGATGAATACAAGGATGAGTGA